AGACTCCTCGACTTTCCACACCTCCTTAAACTTGGAGTTTTTGTGCTTTCGTTTTGTTTAGCATCAGCAGTGCGCACATGTCTTCGCTGCTTCCTTTGGCGCTTGTTGTTTACCAGAATTAATCGTCGAGGGGGTTCCCCGCGTAACGCAGTGAGACTCACCTGAGCGTGCAGCACTTGTGGATCTACTAGATCCAGATACCCTACACTGCAACTGCGCGTCATAGTATCGTAGACTGGAATAGTAGCACATACGGGACTTATTGGCACTACGGTTGTAGTTCTCTGGACCTTAATTTCTCGAACCTTGTCggtcaaattatttatagtagTATCAACTGGAGTCTCTTCATCAATGAACTTTAAGTCTTCAcccttttgtaaatgtttaagaGTATCTCCGCGCTTGGTCAGAGCGTCTGGATGCACTTCgtgttcataatttttattgcaCAGCGACTTTAAGATCCTTGTATTCATATCGTATGATGCAGATTCTCCTCTGCTACAAATGTTTTTTCGCAGCTTCGATAAGCAATTATCAGTCACGTGATTATCACACTTTTTAATAGTTACTTGTCTGCTTGGTTCGAGGCTCAAATTGAGGCTGAAAGATTGTTGTTCTAGATTAGACAAGTTGCCCTTCAGCGAAACATTGTCTCCGCGAACGCTATAGTCAGTCCTGCCGCCACAGAAGTCTCCACGGCCTCCGCATGTCACAGTTTGTGGAGAGGGTCTTTCGAAAATGATGTCAGTAGGAGCGACTGCATTTTTTGGTGATTGTAAGGTGGGGACTGAGCCTTCGCACCTGAGCGGTGATATAGCGTGTCGGTTGGGCACGCCGGCCGTGCTGTTGACCCTGCGctcggcgggcggcgcggggtGCCGCACCGGCGTCGAGTACACGCTGTCGGCCACGTTACTGATAGTCTCATTAGTGTCGATGTAAGGGAACTCCTCGTAAGACTCCGCTCTGGCGAGTGACGGACCGTTAGGATTGTTGTTATTGGATGGGTAACCATCGTTCTGATTCATGTTGTTAGTGTTATTAATTCTTTCACTGAGGGTTAATTTTcttctgatattattattagtatgagACGGAGAATCGTTGGAATCGTTAGACTGGAACACTTCCTCTTCGTCTTCTGAGAAAATGTTCGGATTGAAGGTGGGATCTGGGCCGACGGGGTAATCGTCCCTCAGCTCTGTGATCATGAGCGTCATCTGCCGCGGTTGCAGATGTAACAACGATGTTTTGTACGTCACCTGCCCGAGGTTGGCTGGTACGTTTTTGGCTAAACCGTGCATTTTAAACTTAGTTCCCCATATATTAGATGTGACTTCTACTAAACGAACATCCTGTAACAAGGTTCATGTTAAAAATGTTCTCAAAACACGTAAGACATAAATagagcaataaaatatttgcgttttaaaattttagtttacgTTATGTATTATGTAATAGACTAAATATCATACCTCTGGCAGTGAGTCGATGTAAGCCAGTTCATCTGGCGGCTGGTCCTTGTCATTGGAGTTGCGTACCTTTCGTCTTTCACGCGCTCGCCTTCGTCTCTGCAGTCTTGGCGATCCAGAGCAACCTTGAAcgaacaaaaaattacaaattacttaGCTTTTGCATGGTACATGGAATAGAAAGAACGATTCTGTTTGGTTCGTTCCATTTGACCCTCTGATCAGGTCAGTAGAGACATTACTTAACTTTTTCGAGCAGTTTGCCTAACCATTTacgcaaagaaaaaaaacggcTGACGTCGATTTGTTGTTAGTTTTACAAGTAAGATGTCGGCAGTGAACTCTGCAGATAATGACGTCATCTGACGATAGTTGTTGTGTATGAAATATAGACGTATGTGTGTACCCTCCTCGCGCTCGCTGTCGGAGGTGGAGCTCTTGTCGAGCGGCGCGTGCGCGTGCCTGGCGAcgcgcggcgtgcgcggcgagcccgcgcccgcgctgccTGACGAGCTgcccgcgctgccgccgccgctgctgctgctgctgctggcgcGGACCACGCCGCCCGCCTTCTGCTCCGCTGGGACCGGAAACAACATATTAACATATTAAACTAAGCTTTGGTTTATGAATAAGGAACAAAGACTAACATACCTACAGTGAATCTTCACTGTTCCAATTCAGAAGCCTGCTACTAATGGAtcagtttagtattttttcatgATTCTCTATAGTTTTCGATTATAAGTTATGAGTAGGAATACAGGAAGAAGGACAACTTTTTGCTACACGATGGAACAATCTTACATAAGAATTGAAACCTCAACCCTGAAAGGAATAAATTCGACTTACCTTCTGCCTGCGGATCGAAGATCACGAACTCTGGTCTGATCTTGCTGGTCCTACGCCCTTTTAGCAGCGGCACAAGTCCTCCAAGGTGTTCTAAGTACAGTGTGTAGGCGCCTGCCTCCTCGTCGTCGTGACGCAGCATGGTGCAGTGGAGCCGCGCGCCAGTCGCCGGAGGCCGGGACACGAAACGACGCAGGTCATTAGTTTCCGGTACGTTGCACTGCAATATTGTAATAGTCATGGCTTAAATTGAGCACTTCGTCTCTTGATTACGAACGTGCGAGCAAATTCGAGaatttgataacaaaaataaatgaatggacATATTATTATGAGGCAAAATTCGGCATCACCAGCCTGGTTCTTATGTAAAGGTACTAGAAGAACTTGAAGCCTATGGCAAAGTGTGCGGTAATAATCTCTAACAGTAAGACGGCAGGACGGTGGAGATGGTGAAGTGTCTGTCTAGTCAATCGTACCCTGCGTTGTCGCATCGCTCAAACCTCATTCGGTAACTAGCACTTAAACACGAACTATACTTTTGTACCCATACAGCCCACCACATGGCAAGGGTAATCTTGAGAATTTAACCCCATCatacataataacatattaCCCTGATAGTGTGCGCGAATAAGTTAGCCAGCGCAGGCTGCAGTCGCGGCGGCAGCGGCAGTCGCGGCGCGAGGCGCGGGTCCCGCAGCGCCTGCGCGGCCCGCACGCGCGCCAGCAGCTGCAGCGGCGCCACCACGCGCCACACGCGCGCCGTGCACACCGCGCCGCCCACACCCACGAACAGGCGCCGCGCCGCGTGTCCCCATGTCAGAGCTGATACGCGGGCCTGTACAACATTGCATTACTTTTATTATGCATTTTTGGATGTTAATTTTGCgtacgaaaaaaaatagatcTACGTCATGGGTCTACCTGTGCAACCAATAATGAAATAGATGAAATAATATGGTACAGGTATAAACATATTCACCGCAACGGATCAATGCTAAAAATGCAGCTACAAACTGCAAATTAACTACTTTTAATAGCAAAGCGAAAATATTCTTTATCTGATCGAAAATAGAAATTAggactaacaataaaaaaatacacacacattAAGACTTAATTCTAGTACAACATACAATTAAATGACTATCGAACAAAATCTGACCTGAGTATAAGGAATAGGGACGGTATAGATAAGAGCTCCGAGGTCCGAGTAGAACTTCACGACGTTCTTGTACGGCGGTGAGTCGGGAGGCTCGCCCGGTTCTggaaatacaatacaataaaacattccAAAAGGTACAAATAATTCACTAAGGTTCAATTAGAAACTTATAGAGTTAAGTAAATTGAATGATAACCTGTTTTACATAGGAAATTTTAcaagaatttaaatatgttgttgCTTCAATACTATATGCTAACACAATTTCTACTTTTCTACTATatgtaatttgataatttacgtaaataaataaaaatatcaaagctTATAGGAATACCCATCAACTAACACTATTTGCAAAGTACATTCCTTAATGGGTTTTCTGCGAAATATTACTAACGATGTGTTTATAAAAACCATCGCCATGACCTGCGTGGCCCAATGCGGACATATCATTTATCAAAACTACAGAATGGCTCGCTTTCACACGTCCATTTATCAATATCACCGTTCCCATTGAAATCATTTCATCGTACAGGTGTTATGTGTAAACACGTTTTGGGCGGAACCTATTGATGatataaatagtatatttattgaCCAGCGAAATAAATCCAAAGGTTGCTTAAAGCTGTTTTTAGATTTGAGGCAGTTCAAAGTGTATAAGAAAAGTTTCGCAGGACAAAGAGGTTGTGGTATATGGATAACTGCCAAAAACCCTGGCAATCCGGAATCTTGAAACAAAGTAGTACCTACTTTGTTTCTGTACATCTAAAATTGCAATTTGATTAATTGCATTAGCGAAGATTTACCACGCATTCAAAAAACATAGGCGTGTCAGATTGTATCGCCAGAGTAGCTAGGTGACGGATTATTGCAAGATTCTTCAATTAATTAGAGATTACGTACCAGCTAGCAGGGTTCCAGCGACAGCCAACAGCTCCCTGGAGTTGGCCCACTCCATGGCGAGGGTATTTCCCCGCAGGCCGGTGCGCACCCGGACCGGGCTGACGTCATCATGCCCCCGCAGCAGCACTATCTCCCCGTTGCCGAGGGCTACAGCCAGCACGTGCCCTCCGTTATTCTCGCCCCCCTCCTCGCCTTCCTCCATCTTGAATTTTTCGCACGACCACGCCATAGCTGTGATCCCGCCTTCAGCGACCAGTTGTACCTgagttttagataaaatattcgATAAAAACTAACGTTATCCCCATAAAATATAACCCCGATTATATTTCATCGGGAATAAAAGCGCCAACATAAGTTAAAAGTCCGACTTTTCACTTTCCATGAATAGTATACCGTTCATTACAGATGAGTAAGATTATATCAACCAAGAAAATACTTCGACTAAGTTTTAAAAGCCGAAATCGAGTCTAAATATCctagaaatatgtaaatttaattttttgcccTCTTATTGAGGATTGTGCTTATCTGATCTCAGAAGCTATATTGAAATCTTGGCTAAGTggcatattaaataaaaacacaatttcctttattataataacaacaaataggTTCATGGTACCTGTGACACCATAGCGCCGTGCACGTCCATGACTACGAGTTGTGCAGACGCGGTTCCGAGGTACACCTGGTTGTCGTCCGGCGTCCAGCAGCCGCACGTGATGCGCGCGTCCAGTGACAACATTGACGACCAATACCGCTGCCCAGCCACCGACCCCACTAGCACGAAACCATCCTAGAAACCAATAAGCCGTTTTGGATATGTACAAAATGGCGGGAGTTCATGATGACAAGGAACTTCGATACTACCAGTAGTATCGGATTTTTGAAACGACGTTTTAGTTGTCTAGATAAGTGGTCTAGAGCTTCAAACAAACTAATCGCTTCACAATTTGATATAATATCAATACATCGTCTCCACATATTCCCCTTCTCTGGATGTGACAAATTTTAGTACCTACGCAATGGGCTGTATTCAAAGAACTCACCAACCTTAACCACGTGTTTGCAAAATTACATCAATTATCTTCGCCGTAACCTTTTCAATCCAATACGTCGAGCAAagtctttcttttgttttttttttcatggtttattcacaaaaatgcttgtgtAAGAACTAAGGTCTGTATGTTTGAATAGTCCCTCATAATCAAGAGATAAGCTGCGGCCTTGTACTATACAGCGTTATTGCTGCATGAACAATGTGTACCGCGGTAATCGCCAGCCGGCTGCTGCTGAATTAATAGGATTCACTCTGAATAGAAGAAGGTGCTCtacgtttttattaatgtttacattACAGTCATATAAAAAGGATTATGAGAAAGCTCCCGCGGAATTTCTTTGTTAGCCCGTTTTGTGTATTGAAACCGCTTAATTATGTGGCTgataagatatatatttttcacttttatgaAACTTGAATTTTGCGAGACgaaattataaagttttcaaaatgtaatatgaATTAATACGATACCGTGCCAAAAAGTCATGGTAGATCTTCCAAATATAAACATCGATTCTGATCAAAACTCTTACATGTATCAATTATATGTAAGTAAAGTATAGATAgaagaacataaaaatatacaacctaACAAATCCAGGGTAAATGGACTATAAAACTGATAACACATCCCCAAGATTATTTGAAGCACCCCCTATTTGGAAAATGATTTATGCCTATGACTTATGCAAATAACTTTGTTGTACCGAAGACTTTTATCCATATAAGGGATGTTAACGTTTTGGGTAGTTTGCCaatattaacaaagaaaaactaaGAAAACAGCTTGTGCCAAATCTCACGCCCATCAAGGTCTGTGTGTCCTAGTTCTCGGAGAATAAGGAACAAAACACAATAGAAGTCTCTGTGTTGCTAACTATTCTAGTATTTTTGTACTTCCTATTGTACTTAGTAGCAGACTTACATTTAAACTACTAAGTTGATAATGTAATACACGCCTTACTAGCAATTATCAGGGGTGTAAGTGTGAAACACTAAAAGtgtcattacattattttaaagtgtAGGCACTCATATTACAGTGTAAAAAACCTGCCGAAAGAGCTCAGGAGTTAATCGGCTAGGCAGGTCTGCAGTTACGTAACCTAAGCAGGTCTCGAGACTGTTGCTAGGTACCGCGGCCCTCCCTACAACGCCaccgtatttatttaaagcgtCTAAGACAATATGACGTGTAAGGTGTAGAGATCGATGCACGCCCCCACAAAATCGAGCACACCTTTCTTAGCAcgttttctgtttgtttgtgctCAGAGGTGTCACGTAACGTCGGGCGCACGGCTTCACTGGGAAGCCTTTTAGCAAATTGCTGCGACATTTTGACTGATCCGACGAAGGCTTTAGGCCCAATTCACGTGGATGCACACCGCGTCGTCAATTTAATGAACAtgtttttgatgtggtgaaaatttCATTAATGATCGGTCAACCGAATGGATGGGTAGCCGATTGAGTGAATGGATTAATAAGCGATGTTGCACTTTATTATACGAAAATCGGCCTGGACCTCGGATGTTAAAATTTGGTCTTTACTTATTTTCTGTGGGCCAAAAATGCGTACAGATGGCATCCCGAAATaacatgtataaataacaatgatGATTAAGTACTTATTAGAAAGTTTACAAACTATTCTCTATCTAATAGTTAAGCTTCTTCAAGCTTACAGCGAATAGGGGGCGGCATAGTTTTGCATACTGCAACGatcgtgaaaaaaatatttaataacaatatccAGAAGCAATCCATTGATCCTACCTGCACTAGCATAACTACCTATATACATTATGTCTTCCTATAACTTTTTACCTATAACTACCCCGACTATCTGCACGTCGAGTAGGTAATCAATCACTAACCTCTATTGTgacatttaaatacaatcgATTTCAATTTTGCCGATCTAGGTCAAACCAAATTAAAGCCCAGAATACATCCAATTAAGTACAATTACAAAACGCTGCTAAGCATTTTTGTTACAAGCAAATAACATTTAGCTTAAGGGCAGTCTCAGTTTATATCTCCTTTAGTTACCTCGTCAAGAGCTACCTGAAcatctatttaatttaagatgGCAGTTAACCTTAATGACGACTTAAATGGTGCAGTATTTAAGGGATTCAACTTCAGTCCTCGCGAAGGATAAAATACGTTATAGATACTTGTGTATGTTGTGTAAGATAATCGAAACGTAACTTTGTTGTTGTCTTTCAGGTTTTATGTGGCTTGGCAATTTGTAAAGAATATTTCTAGTTCAAATTATAAGCTGATATTAGCAATGTTTATATGGTAACCTTCAAAACAAAGCATTGTGCACAATTCTTCAGAACCTTTAATACGAATACCTATCTACATCATAAGAGCTTATTTAAAATCCATACATTGCTGCTGGCGTTAGAGAGCCGAGGGGGGCGTGGTGGGGCGACCAAAGGGCGCAAAATTTTGGGAGCGTTAAGGTTCTGAGTCTAAAATCCGCCTGTGGTACATTTCCTATATTTATTAACTAATCCCTAAATAGTTAGGCGCCACAATATATTTTCCCCGGAGCGTCAATGGCCATTTAACCGGCACTGCatccaatattataaatcagtcAGTAACTGTCTGTCTCTTTCGCTTTCACGGCGTAGCCTCTGccactgattttaattaaattctgacTTTCCATACACATTTTGAGTAGAATGACTATGTTTGCAATAGTACCTTTGGAGAACAGAATTATTCCTTTTGGCGATATTTAAATAGGACTACTTAGGTTCTGTTTTAAAAACGGACACGGATGGACGAATCTGCGTTGTCTccattatattttgatgtttcaaAGTGCTACTTAATAGCACAAAGACCAAATGAGTTCTAAAACTCTATGTACCCTCTTTTTATACCAAttcacaaatattattatttaacatgttATAGGTACGTATTGCAAAACACCAGTACTGAGCCTCATGCGGTTGGATTGGAAGCCGACCGAAAGATATTTGGGGAAAAAGGGATGACGAGAATGGTGATACGAGGGAATAGTTGACGTATAATaaactgaaaaagaaacaagattCCTTACCTGGTAACAGATCAGTGCCATCCTTCCATCGTGTGACCATGAGAAGTGCGTGACGGGCGTGCTCCGGTCGTTGATCAGCTCGATACTCCAGCGGCCCTCATACTTGATCCACACGAATATCACCCCGCTGCTGTCGCACGACGCTAGCTTTTGGTACGGTTCGTTCCATTTCACCAGGATCACCTAAACAAGATATTTACGTATGtacttattaacatttaataagtAGGCAatgttatcttatttttataacattttgtacttcttattcttataaaatttttagtaaatatcTCATTTTCCATTCTACTAAAAGTcgagaaatattttcaagaacaAAGTTTCCGGTTAAGCCCCGTCAGCAGCAGTCAGGGTTTCGTAAATATTTGATAGTTTTATGTCTCGTTGGAACGTAAGTACTGACCTACAATAATCCACTTGATTACTCAATGTCCAAAGAACTCATCCAAGCTGTAAATAGTAGTATTCCGAAATATgagatttcattaaataaatgccTCATATAGCAAGACCAATAAGCCATACCCACATTGTTATGCCGCCCCGCGTTGGGCGCCACTATAATAAAGTGTATTAATTAGCAGCATATACGACATGTTATAACTGTCATGTTAAAATAACGAACGAGGACGGAATCGtggaaagttaaaaaataacgaGTTAAGTTTCAAACAGTCGGTACGAACATGGATGCGAGCATACCCGTGCAGTTAGTGCCAAGAATGTACTTAAGTGACAGCGCTAAATTAATTACCTTtgctagttttaattaagtacgAGAGTACTAAGAAGCACTCCAGGATTATACGTACTCGTACTTAACAAGACCGAGTGTTTAATTTTAACGTATTGAGACGACCTCATGAGAGTATAATAGTTCTAGTATAGGTACTTTAGGTACATTTTTGTATGGATTCTACTTTCGTGTCGCATCATTAGGAAGTTTAAAGAAGCTTCTTGAAAAATCGTGCAGATAGACTTTACTACACAATGGACGCCTAAGAATGACCGCTTGATAGCCTAATGAGCAGCGGACGCAACTCAGGTGAGAAAACGCTGTATCCTGGATCTATCAGCACTTTCTAAAATATCATGTACTTGGTATCCTATTACAAGTACGTTAAGGATTTACGTAAGGCAGGTAGTAGATCTACAGCTTCACATTCGTGCTTCTCCTATTCCATTTCCAAGCGTATATCAGTTTACTAGTCCAGGTGTCGGTCAATCACTGTCACTGCACACAACAGCAGCATACAACTTGATACAACATGTGAACCGACGCCAAATTACT
This region of Trichoplusia ni isolate ovarian cell line Hi5 chromosome 14, tn1, whole genome shotgun sequence genomic DNA includes:
- the LOC113500806 gene encoding tubby-related protein 4 gives rise to the protein MHLHFERNVNAKCDCTILSLSWMGKVPDELPEEEGWKLNRNNYYQEGWLATGNVRGVVGVTFTSSHARRPHELPLRTNYNLRGHRSDVILVKWNEPYQKLASCDSSGVIFVWIKYEGRWSIELINDRSTPVTHFSWSHDGRMALICYQDGFVLVGSVAGQRYWSSMLSLDARITCGCWTPDDNQVYLGTASAQLVVMDVHGAMVSQVQLVAEGGITAMAWSCEKFKMEEGEEGGENNGGHVLAVALGNGEIVLLRGHDDVSPVRVRTGLRGNTLAMEWANSRELLAVAGTLLAEPGEPPDSPPYKNVVKFYSDLGALIYTVPIPYTQARVSALTWGHAARRLFVGVGGAVCTARVWRVVAPLQLLARVRAAQALRDPRLAPRLPLPPRLQPALANLFAHTIRCNVPETNDLRRFVSRPPATGARLHCTMLRHDDEEAGAYTLYLEHLGGLVPLLKGRRTSKIRPEFVIFDPQAEGKSNLFLSGLRFQFLCKIVPSCSKKLSFFLYSEQKAGGVVRASSSSSSGGGSAGSSSGSAGAGSPRTPRVARHAHAPLDKSSTSDSEREEGCSGSPRLQRRRRARERRKVRNSNDKDQPPDELAYIDSLPEDVRLVEVTSNIWGTKFKMHGLAKNVPANLGQVTYKTSLLHLQPRQMTLMITELRDDYPVGPDPTFNPNIFSEDEEEVFQSNDSNDSPSHTNNNIRRKLTLSERINNTNNMNQNDGYPSNNNNPNGPSLARAESYEEFPYIDTNETISNVADSVYSTPVRHPAPPAERRVNSTAGVPNRHAISPLRCEGSVPTLQSPKNAVAPTDIIFERPSPQTVTCGGRGDFCGGRTDYSVRGDNVSLKGNLSNLEQQSFSLNLSLEPSRQVTIKKCDNHVTDNCLSKLRKNICSRGESASYDMNTRILKSLCNKNYEHEVHPDALTKRGDTLKHLQKGEDLKFIDEETPVDTTINNLTDKVREIKVQRTTTVVPISPVCATIPVYDTMTRSCSVGYLDLVDPQVLHAQVSLTALRGEPPRRLILVNNKRQRKQRRHVRTADAKQNESTKTPSLRRCGKSRSLDSSEMSLTVDKSKRQSRVDAVSAKPDVTSAQSSSRCTSTGGEDTGATSAEEGARARRDYPVCTTCRLVSPYDTRDVDARTYVCCACAPRAAPPAPAPRPPLATDSDSDYSKYYSSLEQLALRLLASRSSKRAREAAAREVSSAPASPRPRPARSHPASPAPASPAPRASPRRHRYSSASPIRQLLNSPLLNRRRNKKPSESSDDEYSTGGGYSEVNGRNYRDLESFQKAQLRNKLKRAGGTLSSAAGSNSEGRNSNAHARRQLIMHNKAPMWNENSQVYQLDFGGRVTQESAKNFQIEYHGKQVMQFGRIDGNAYTLDFQYPFSALQAFAVALANVTQRLK